In a genomic window of Longimicrobium terrae:
- a CDS encoding phospholipase D-like domain-containing protein: MPEAFPQLRPDLADALSERTRGMTTAGSMRVMLRMAERAMQRASDADQVRGNTARLLSDGTQAFRAWLDAIARAEHYVHLENYIIRDDGIGRRFRDALCERARAGVRVRVLYDWVGCWATPRAFWKPMRDAGVEVRAFAPPSFSDPLNYIRRDHRKVVAVDGTWASVSGMCIGDEWAGDPDAGIPPWRDTGVEFRGPVAAVIDRAFGRTWAAAGGVLPPDEVPNQHGSRTVGNVAVRVVEGEPGRSRIYRISQFVAVGVERRLWITDPYFVLPPAMTEALAAAARDGVDVRVLVPAHNNWPIVGGMSRAGYRPLLEAGVRLFEWEGPMIHAKTTVADGFWSRVGSSNLNLASLLGNWEMDVAVTDLVFAGEMEALFLRDLESSVEVGLVHSARVPVLGIRERRGTDRVLRERDGSQAAVARETARAARERSYRGNQMARFLGRLARAASVLARALIGQRTVGREDTGWVSVWGAILIGMGVLGVFVPRVLAWPSALIYILLGIAAFVRVHTGDDPPDSGAEGDRSARGADPTASHAAAGHPPQSTADAQTGALRPTEINIEEVHPRQPDPDTAGAPRIEADPGPPRIG; this comes from the coding sequence GTGCCCGAAGCCTTCCCCCAACTGCGGCCCGATCTTGCGGATGCGCTTTCCGAGCGCACCCGCGGGATGACCACGGCCGGCAGCATGCGGGTGATGCTGCGCATGGCCGAGCGCGCCATGCAGCGCGCCAGCGACGCCGACCAGGTGCGCGGAAACACCGCCCGCCTGCTCAGCGACGGCACGCAGGCGTTCCGCGCCTGGCTGGACGCCATCGCCCGTGCCGAGCACTACGTCCACCTGGAAAACTACATCATCCGCGACGACGGCATCGGCCGGCGCTTTCGCGACGCGCTCTGCGAACGCGCGCGCGCGGGCGTTCGCGTGCGGGTGCTGTACGACTGGGTGGGGTGCTGGGCCACGCCGCGCGCCTTCTGGAAGCCCATGCGCGACGCCGGGGTAGAGGTGCGGGCGTTCGCTCCGCCCTCGTTCTCCGATCCGCTCAACTACATCCGCCGCGACCACCGCAAGGTCGTCGCGGTCGATGGAACGTGGGCCTCCGTCTCCGGAATGTGCATCGGCGACGAGTGGGCGGGCGATCCGGACGCCGGCATTCCGCCCTGGCGCGACACCGGCGTGGAGTTCCGCGGCCCCGTGGCGGCGGTCATCGACCGGGCGTTCGGGCGCACGTGGGCGGCGGCGGGCGGCGTGCTTCCGCCGGACGAGGTTCCCAATCAGCACGGGTCGCGCACGGTGGGCAACGTGGCCGTCCGTGTCGTGGAAGGTGAGCCGGGACGGTCGCGCATCTACCGCATCTCGCAGTTCGTCGCCGTGGGCGTGGAGCGGCGGCTGTGGATCACGGACCCGTACTTCGTCCTCCCGCCCGCGATGACGGAGGCGCTCGCCGCCGCCGCCCGCGACGGCGTGGACGTGCGCGTCCTTGTCCCCGCGCACAACAACTGGCCCATCGTCGGCGGAATGTCGCGCGCGGGATACCGGCCGCTCTTGGAGGCCGGCGTGCGGCTGTTTGAGTGGGAAGGGCCCATGATCCACGCCAAGACGACGGTGGCGGACGGGTTCTGGTCCCGCGTGGGCTCCAGCAACCTGAACCTGGCGTCGCTGCTGGGGAACTGGGAGATGGACGTCGCCGTCACCGACCTGGTGTTCGCCGGCGAGATGGAGGCGCTCTTTCTGCGCGACCTGGAATCGTCCGTCGAAGTCGGGCTCGTGCACTCCGCTCGCGTCCCGGTGCTCGGCATCCGCGAGCGGCGCGGCACCGACCGCGTCCTGCGCGAGCGCGACGGCAGCCAGGCCGCCGTCGCCCGCGAAACGGCGCGCGCGGCGCGGGAGCGGTCGTATCGCGGCAATCAGATGGCGCGCTTCCTGGGCCGGCTGGCCCGGGCGGCGTCCGTGCTGGCCCGCGCGCTCATCGGCCAGCGCACGGTGGGGCGCGAGGATACGGGATGGGTGAGCGTGTGGGGCGCCATCCTCATCGGCATGGGCGTGCTGGGGGTGTTCGTGCCGCGGGTGCTGGCGTGGCCCAGTGCGCTGATCTACATCCTGCTCGGCATCGCCGCCTTTGTCCGCGTCCACACCGGCGACGATCCGCCCGATTCCGGCGCGGAAGGCGATCGCTCCGCGCGCGGCGCCGATCCGACCGCGTCGCACGCCGCAGCCGGTCATCCGCCGCAGTCCACCGCGGATGCGCAAACCGGCGCGCTTCGGCCGACGGAGATCAACATCGAGGAAGTCCATCCGCGCCAACCCGATCCCGACACGGCCGGCGCGCCCCGAATCGAAGCCGACCCCGGTCCGCCCCGAATCGGCTGA
- a CDS encoding fructosamine kinase family protein yields MIPGGLRAAVEARLGRILDAQPVGGGSINHAARVRTADGPVFIKYHPRSPAGMFAAEARGLDALRRAAAGLVVPRVLARADAQEGVPAWLALEWLEPAVADEERLGRGLAALHRTPVSGWGWEEANFIGSLPQANDAEPSWAAFWRLRRMEPQLKLARRSGRLPATENEWARLLDLLPGLLAAAEDDGPSLLHGDLWSGNVLATAAGPALIDPAVYRGHREVDLAMAELFGGVGARFRAAYREAWPLAPGYAERRAVYQLYYLLAHVNLFGGGYVPQTASVLRTVS; encoded by the coding sequence ATGATCCCAGGCGGGCTGCGCGCGGCGGTGGAGGCGCGGCTGGGCCGCATTCTCGACGCTCAGCCGGTGGGCGGCGGCAGCATCAACCACGCGGCGCGGGTGCGCACGGCGGACGGGCCGGTGTTCATCAAGTATCACCCGCGCTCGCCGGCGGGGATGTTCGCGGCGGAGGCCCGCGGGCTGGATGCGCTTCGGCGCGCCGCCGCGGGCCTTGTTGTTCCCCGCGTGCTCGCGCGCGCCGACGCGCAGGAGGGCGTCCCCGCGTGGCTCGCGCTGGAGTGGCTGGAACCAGCCGTGGCGGATGAGGAACGGCTGGGCCGCGGGCTGGCGGCGCTGCACCGCACGCCCGTGTCGGGTTGGGGATGGGAGGAAGCCAACTTCATCGGCTCGCTGCCGCAGGCGAACGATGCGGAGCCGTCGTGGGCGGCGTTCTGGCGCCTTCGGCGGATGGAGCCGCAGCTGAAGCTCGCCCGCCGCTCCGGCCGCCTCCCCGCGACGGAAAACGAGTGGGCGCGCCTCCTGGACCTCCTTCCCGGCCTCCTCGCCGCCGCGGAGGATGACGGGCCGTCGCTGCTGCACGGCGACCTGTGGAGCGGAAACGTGCTGGCCACGGCGGCCGGCCCGGCGCTCATCGATCCCGCCGTGTACCGCGGCCACCGCGAAGTGGACCTCGCGATGGCGGAGCTGTTCGGCGGCGTCGGCGCGCGGTTCCGGGCGGCGTACCGCGAGGCGTGGCCGCTGGCGCCGGGGTACGCCGAGCGGCGCGCCGTCTATCAACTCTACTACCTGCTCGCGCACGTGAACCTGTTCGGCGGCGGCTACGTCCCCCAGACCGCCAGCGTCCTCCGCACCGTCTCGTGA
- a CDS encoding low molecular weight protein-tyrosine-phosphatase, translating into MSAPVQEEMELPGSRDERIRVLFVCMGNICRSPLAEAVFRHQVRERGLEERFVIDSAGTSGYHRGAAPDRRSAETALRRGITLEGRSRALTPADLRRFDYVIAMDTENLEGIRVLEERAGGTARVHRLREWDSDPGHGDVPDPYYGGERGFDEVHDIVERGVSGLLEHIVREHGLG; encoded by the coding sequence GTGAGCGCGCCGGTGCAGGAAGAGATGGAACTGCCCGGCTCGCGCGACGAGCGCATCCGCGTGCTCTTCGTGTGCATGGGCAACATCTGCCGCTCGCCGCTGGCGGAAGCCGTATTCCGCCACCAGGTGCGCGAGCGCGGGCTGGAGGAGCGGTTCGTCATCGATTCCGCCGGGACCTCCGGCTACCATCGCGGCGCCGCGCCGGACCGCCGCAGCGCGGAAACGGCGCTGCGGCGCGGGATTACGCTGGAGGGCCGCAGCCGCGCGCTCACCCCCGCGGACCTGCGCCGGTTCGATTACGTGATCGCGATGGATACGGAAAACCTGGAGGGCATCCGCGTGCTGGAGGAACGCGCCGGCGGCACCGCGCGCGTGCACCGGCTGCGCGAGTGGGACTCCGATCCCGGCCACGGCGACGTGCCGGATCCGTACTACGGCGGGGAGCGCGGCTTTGACGAGGTGCACGACATCGTGGAGCGCGGCGTGAGCGGCCTGCTGGAGCATATCGTCCGCGAGCACGGGCTGGGATGA
- a CDS encoding LysM peptidoglycan-binding domain-containing protein: protein MFNRLMFIRSASALLLALALAAPGELFAQKTPARPARDTVQIVDRDSADAESADADTVPGPGPFTRAQGTSGPFAVQSSGAVSTRPPRDSAVWVSAPARTAARDTAAARRAAAAARDTTARRTTTAARDTTARRTTTAARDTAARRTTTAARDTATRRTTTAARDTAARRTTTAARDSAARRNTSRDTAATRRAMTAARDSAARRNTSRDTAATRRAAAAARDSAARRNTSRDTAATRRTTTAARDSAARRTAARDSAARRNAPRDTVVIGRGSRADTAGTRRPAARDTARPRTTAAPRTHRMAAGETFYGIARRYGITTAQLRAVNPDLDWEDVRTGDVLRLPANARDTRAGSGSGASSTPAPARSGGTTPAPARGGATTPARPSQPAAPRGSRSHTVAAGETLFGIARQYGVTRDAIIEANKLETDQVRTGQRLVIPPVPR from the coding sequence ATGTTCAATCGGTTGATGTTCATCCGTTCCGCCTCCGCACTTCTGCTCGCCCTGGCCCTCGCGGCTCCGGGCGAGCTGTTCGCGCAGAAGACGCCCGCGCGCCCGGCCCGCGACACCGTGCAGATCGTGGATCGCGATTCGGCGGATGCGGAATCCGCCGATGCCGACACGGTGCCCGGCCCCGGTCCGTTCACGCGGGCGCAGGGGACGAGCGGACCGTTCGCCGTGCAGTCCAGCGGCGCCGTTTCCACCCGTCCGCCGCGCGACTCCGCCGTGTGGGTGAGCGCGCCCGCCCGCACCGCCGCGCGCGACACCGCCGCCGCCCGCCGCGCCGCCGCCGCTGCCCGCGACACCACGGCTCGCCGGACCACGACTGCCGCTCGGGATACAACGGCTCGTCGGACAACAACGGCGGCACGCGACACCGCCGCTCGCCGCACCACGACTGCGGCACGCGATACCGCGACTCGTCGCACCACAACCGCGGCTCGGGACACTGCCGCTCGCCGGACGACAACTGCCGCACGCGATTCGGCCGCTCGACGCAACACGTCTCGCGATACGGCCGCCACTCGCCGCGCCATGACGGCTGCGCGCGACAGTGCGGCTCGGCGCAACACGTCTCGCGATACGGCCGCCACTCGCCGCGCAGCTGCCGCCGCCCGCGATTCAGCCGCGCGTCGCAACACGTCTCGCGACACGGCAGCGACGCGGCGCACCACGACCGCCGCGCGTGATTCGGCGGCCCGGCGGACGGCGGCCCGGGACAGCGCGGCGCGACGGAATGCGCCGCGCGACACGGTCGTCATCGGCCGGGGAAGCCGCGCGGACACGGCGGGCACGCGCCGCCCCGCCGCGCGCGACACGGCCCGTCCGCGCACGACGGCCGCGCCCCGCACGCACCGCATGGCCGCGGGCGAAACGTTCTACGGCATCGCGCGGCGGTACGGAATCACCACGGCGCAGCTCCGCGCGGTGAACCCGGACCTGGACTGGGAAGACGTGCGCACCGGCGACGTGCTTCGCCTTCCCGCCAACGCCCGCGACACGCGTGCGGGCTCCGGCTCCGGCGCATCGTCCACGCCCGCTCCTGCCCGCAGCGGCGGGACGACGCCTGCTCCGGCACGCGGGGGCGCCACCACGCCCGCGCGCCCCAGCCAGCCCGCGGCGCCGCGCGGCTCGCGCTCCCACACGGTGGCGGCGGGCGAGACGCTGTTCGGCATCGCGCGGCAGTATGGCGTCACGCGCGACGCCATCATCGAAGCCAACAAGCTGGAAACGGATCAGGTGCGCACCGGCCAGCGGCTGGTCATCCCCCCGGTCCCGCGGTGA